The Hemicordylus capensis ecotype Gifberg chromosome 6, rHemCap1.1.pri, whole genome shotgun sequence genome window below encodes:
- the MYD88 gene encoding myeloid differentiation primary response protein MyD88 isoform X2, producing the protein MAQVGAGATPACASSSSSSSSSPSEDEVPLVALNYTARRRLGLFLNPRAPVASDWTSLAEELGYEYLEIKNFEGKPDPTGRLLEDWERRCSPEAPATVGRLRQVLRLLGRHDILTDLGPAIGQVPEMFDAFICYCQEDFHFVQEMIQELEQTEYKLKLCVFERDVLPGSCVWTITSELIEKRCKKMVVVVSDDYLNSDECDFQTKFALSLSPGARMKRLIPVKCRPMKKEFPSILRFITLCDYTNSSTKKWFWVRLAKSLLHP; encoded by the exons ATGGCGCAGGTCGGCGCCGGTGCCACTCCCGCCTGCGcgtcgtcgtcgtcctcctcctcctcgtcgccGTCGGAAGACGAGGTGCCGCTGGTGGCGCTGAACTACACGGCGCGGCGCCGGCTGGGGCTCTTCCTCAACCCGCGGGCTCCGGTGGCCTCCGACTGGACGTCGCTGGCCGAGGAGCTGGGCTACGAGTACCTGGAGATCAAGAACTTCGAGGGCAAGCCGGACCCCACCGGCCGCCTCCTCGAGGACTGGGAGAGGCGATGCTCCCCCGAGGCCCCCGCCACCGTCGGCCGCCTTCGCCAGGTGCTCCGCCTCCTGGGGCGCCACGACATCCTGACCGATCTGGGGCCTGCCATCG GGCAAGTGCCGGAGATGTTTGATGCCTTCATCTGCTACTGCCAGGAGGACTTCCACTTTGTGCAGGAGATGATCCAGGAGCTGGAACAGACGGAATACAAGCTGAAGCTCTGCGTGTTTGAGCGGGATGTGTTGCCAGGGTCATGCGTGTGGACCATCACTAGCGAACTCATAGAGAAGCG GtgcaagaaaatggtggtggtggtttcagaTGACTACTTGAACAGCGATGAATGTGATTTTCAGACCAAGTTTGCCCTCAGCCTCTCCCCAG GAGCCCGCATGAAGCGCCTCATTCCAGTCAAGTGCAGACCCATGAAGAAGGAGTTCCCAAGCATCTTGAGGTTCATTACCCTTTGTGACTACACCAACTCCTCTACCAAAAAATGGTTCTGGGTGCGATTGGCCAAGTCCCTCTTGCACCCATGA
- the MYD88 gene encoding myeloid differentiation primary response protein MyD88 isoform X1, producing the protein MAQVGAGATPACASSSSSSSSSPSEDEVPLVALNYTARRRLGLFLNPRAPVASDWTSLAEELGYEYLEIKNFEGKPDPTGRLLEDWERRCSPEAPATVGRLRQVLRLLGRHDILTDLGPAIENDCKKYLQRKQQQQAEQPLQVPAVDSSIPRSSETQGITTRDDPLGQVPEMFDAFICYCQEDFHFVQEMIQELEQTEYKLKLCVFERDVLPGSCVWTITSELIEKRCKKMVVVVSDDYLNSDECDFQTKFALSLSPGARMKRLIPVKCRPMKKEFPSILRFITLCDYTNSSTKKWFWVRLAKSLLHP; encoded by the exons ATGGCGCAGGTCGGCGCCGGTGCCACTCCCGCCTGCGcgtcgtcgtcgtcctcctcctcctcgtcgccGTCGGAAGACGAGGTGCCGCTGGTGGCGCTGAACTACACGGCGCGGCGCCGGCTGGGGCTCTTCCTCAACCCGCGGGCTCCGGTGGCCTCCGACTGGACGTCGCTGGCCGAGGAGCTGGGCTACGAGTACCTGGAGATCAAGAACTTCGAGGGCAAGCCGGACCCCACCGGCCGCCTCCTCGAGGACTGGGAGAGGCGATGCTCCCCCGAGGCCCCCGCCACCGTCGGCCGCCTTCGCCAGGTGCTCCGCCTCCTGGGGCGCCACGACATCCTGACCGATCTGGGGCCTGCCATCG AAAACGACTGTAAGAAGTACctgcagagaaagcagcagcagcaggccgagCAGCCTCTTCAAGTCCCCGCAGTGGATAGCAGCATTCCTAGGTCCTCCGAAACGCAGGGCATCACCACCCGGGACGATCCCCTTG GGCAAGTGCCGGAGATGTTTGATGCCTTCATCTGCTACTGCCAGGAGGACTTCCACTTTGTGCAGGAGATGATCCAGGAGCTGGAACAGACGGAATACAAGCTGAAGCTCTGCGTGTTTGAGCGGGATGTGTTGCCAGGGTCATGCGTGTGGACCATCACTAGCGAACTCATAGAGAAGCG GtgcaagaaaatggtggtggtggtttcagaTGACTACTTGAACAGCGATGAATGTGATTTTCAGACCAAGTTTGCCCTCAGCCTCTCCCCAG GAGCCCGCATGAAGCGCCTCATTCCAGTCAAGTGCAGACCCATGAAGAAGGAGTTCCCAAGCATCTTGAGGTTCATTACCCTTTGTGACTACACCAACTCCTCTACCAAAAAATGGTTCTGGGTGCGATTGGCCAAGTCCCTCTTGCACCCATGA